The Chitinophagaceae bacterium genome includes the window TATTTCTCCATTTATGGGAGGTGGAAGTGTGGAAATTGCTTGTAGTCAAGAAGCAAAAATCCCCGTTATTGCTTACGATATTTTTGACTTGTTAGTAAATTATTGGCAGGTTCAAATGGGAAACCCTCAAAAACTTGCTGAAATTCTAAAATCATTCCAACCCACAAAAGAGGGCTTTCAGCAAATAAAAGAACGACTGAAAAAACATTGGAAAAAAGAAGAACTCATAGAAGATGCAATGGAACTTGCTGCATACTATTATTTTAATCATAATACTTCCTATGGACCAGGGTTTTTGAGCTGGCCTTCTTCTGTCTATATGCAAGAAAAACGCTACCATTCAATGATCGATAAAGTAAAAAATACTAACCTCAATAATTTAGAGGTTTATTGTAACTCCTTTGAAAATGTATTTGCTCTGTACCCCAATGATTTTTTCTATTGCGACCCACCCTATTTTCTGGATGGTGATAGCAAAATGTTTAAAGGCATCTACCCACAAAGAAATTTCCCAATTCACCACAATGGGTTTCGCCACGATGTATTAAGGGATTTGCTGGTAAATCATAACGGAAAATTTATTGTATCCTACAACGACTGCCAAACAATAAGAGAATGGTATAAGGACTTTGAATTGGTAGATGTCGCTTGGCAGTATACAATGGGACAAGGGGAAACAAGAATCGGTCTCAATAGAATTAATAAAGGTATAAATCACATAAAGCAATCACACGAAGTGCTTATTATTAAAAGATAAAAAAATGGCAAAAAGAAAAGCAATGTCTTCAGAAAAAGCAAGGAATGTTCGCTATCAAGGGCATAGAGATGCTTTATTATTTGCAAAAGCTATTGGTGTTGGTGAAGATTATCAAAACAATGCTATTGCTAAAAAAGATGTAGTGGATCACAATAAAGACACACATTCCGTAAAAAGCGGAGGAAAGAGATGGCAAGTTTTCCTCTACGGAAGAAACAGATTTTTGAGCGACAATGCTTTTCAATCTATGAACGGAATCGGACAATTATTGATTGAATGCTTAGATGCTTATCCCGAAACTTATGACGAATATCAAAGAAATAAAAACAATATTAAAGAGCATTTGAGAAATCCAATGAGACGACTTTGCGAGTTATTTCAAGAACAAAGACGAGTAAAAACATTCATTGAAAAATCATTTTTTGACGGAAATCAAGTAGATTATTTAACAATTTTACACAATAGTGTGTTTCACGTTTTTCTTGGAAAGGACGTTGTGAAAGTAATGGGAGAAAATTTTGAAGTAGTGAATTCGCAAGCAAGACGAGTATCAGAAACTCCTGAACAGAAAGTCTTATTTAAATATAAAGGAGTAAATGTTGGAGAATTAGAAATTAGAAATAGTGGGTCAAATCATTATAGAGAAGCTCTTTTTGTATTTAACAAACTAAAAGTATTAGATTTATTATTTGAAAAAATACCCATGACAGAAAAGTATAACAACCAAGTTTTAACGTATGGTAATGCACCAAAGCTATTTAACAAAAGGCAGAAATGACTCCACTGCTCATAACAAAAGTAACAAAAAAACAACCAAAAACAAGGAAATACTCAAGCAGGTATTTCTGGAGTACCGAGATGAAAGTATATGTAAATTCATAATGTTTGAAAAGGGTAAGAATTTTGTCCCTGCTTTTTTGTTATTACATATAACAACAATTCACAAAATGGTAACCAAAATGGATTTTCATACAGATAACTTATAACTCATACACTTTTCCTATAATTTTTGAAAGTTCTTGTATGATAGTATTTTGTTCTTTGATTTCTTGAAGGATTTCATCTTGAGCATATTCGGGATTTGTCAATTTTTCTATATTTTGCTTCCGTAAAAACTTTATAAAAGAGAGCTTGAGTCGGATAATATTGGTATACATACTTTGTTTTAATTCTTCCTTTTCAGTCGGAATATTTATTTCATACCTCTCTTGCCAATTTTTACTGAATTCGTGTTTATCTTCTTTCCCTATCAAAGATGCTACACAGTTTCTGATTTCTAATGATTCGTGCTTCAAAAAATAATCCATGTCTACGAGAATCCCTTCTTGGAGTTTTTGTTTAAAAAGAGCGTATATTTCTTGATATAAGGGACTTTGAAAAGATATTCCGTCATCTTCTGTTTCTTTGAAAAAATAGGTGAGTGCCTGTATATCTTGTGATTCGGGCTGTTTGATGGTTTCTTTTCCGTATAAAAGGAGTATTCGTATGCTTTCTTCTTCTTGGTATGTTATTTTTTCTTTTATGGGTTTTTCTTTTGCAGAAGTAACATTGGTAGGATGGATTTTGTTTTTTTGCGTATCTTTTTTTTGGGGGGATAGTATATTTTGTAATGCTACTTCAATAATATCTTTATTAATCTTCAGTATATCACTGCATTCTTGTATATACAAATCTCTTTTTATAATATTGGGAATACAGGAAATACTTGTTATAATATCGGTTGTTATTTCTGTTTTTTTTATGGGGTCGTTTTGAATGTTTTTGAGCAATATTTTTGTTTTGAAAAGAATAAAGTCGGTAGCGTTTGTTTTGAGAAATTCTTTGAATGGTTGGGGACCGAGTTTATGTGCGTAGCTATCGGGGTCTTCATTTTCGGGGAATGGAACTACTTTGACGTTTATATCTTGTGAAAGGAGCATATCTATTCCACGGAAGCTGGCTTTTATGCCCGCATTGTCTCCATCAAAAAGCGTGGTAACATTGTGTGTGAATCTTTTTATTTGTTTTATTTGATTTTCTGTAAGAGAAGTTCCCGATGCGGCGACGGTATTTTGGATCCCTGCCATGTGGAGAGATATTACATCCATATAGCCCTCGCAGAGATAGCAATTGTCTTCGTGTTTGATGGATTCTTTTGCTTGAAATATGCCGTATAAGACCTCATTTTTTTTATATACAATGGTTTCGGGAGAGTTGAGATATTTCGGTTGGTTTTCCTCATTCTTGAGTAATCTTGCTCCAAATCCTATTGTTTTTCCTATAAGATTATGAATGGGGAACATAATTCTATTTCTAAATCTATCGTATATTTTTTTACCGCTTTCTTCTTCTCGTACTATTATAATTCCTGATTTTTCTAAGAGTTCTTCGGAATATCCCATTTTCTTATAGTAATTGAGGAGGTCGTTCCAAGCATCTAAACTGTATCCGAGTTCAAATTTCTGCATTACTTCCGTATTCAGTCCTCTGTTTTTGAGATACGTCAGAGCTGCCTGTGATTGCTCTTGCAATAGGTTCTTTTGAAACTTCTCTTTTGCATTGTGAAGTAAATGATACAGAGCTTCTTTTTCATCGGATTCTTTTTTTTCTTCCAAAGAATATTGTTTTTCTTCTATGGTTATACCGTATTTTTGGGCAAGATATTTGAGAGCATCGGTGTATGCAAATTTTTCTTTTTCCATTATGAAGGTAATAGAATCTCCTGCCTTCCCACAACCAAAGCATTTGAATATGCCTTTGGCTGGGGATACAGTGAAAGAAGGTGTCTTTTCATCGTGAAAAGGACAGCATCCCCATAGATTTTTTCCTTTTTTTTTGAGGGATACATAATCAGATACCACATCTTCTATATCTGCTTTATTTCTAATTTCCTCTATAGTATGCGATGGGATCATGTTTTAGATGGGACTATTTCTATTCAGTTCTTGTAATATCTTTTCTAAGTGGTCTTCTGTGGCTACGGTAACATTTCGTGGTTTGCCACCGCTCATCGGTCCTACAATGCCTGCGGCTTCTAATTGATCCATTATCCTTCCCGACCTCGCATAACCGAGTTTCATTTTTCTTTGGATAAGAGAGGTGCTGCCGATTTGGTGAGTAATTATGAGACGGGCGGCTTCTTCAAAAAGAGGATCTCTGTCTGCTAAATTTATGTCTTTCTCTGTTCCTTCCTCTTCTTCCCCAACGTATTCTGGCAACAGATACGCACTCGGATACCCATTTTGCTTTTCTATAAAAGAGCAGATATTTTCCACCTCATCGGTATCAACAAAAGCACACTGCAATCGTATAATATCACTTCCTAAGGACAAAAGCATATCTCCCTGCCCCACTAATTGTTCTGCTCCTCCTGTGTCCAAAATAGTTCTTGCATCAATCTTTGAAGCAACTCTAAAAGATAAACGTGCAGGGAAGTTTGCTTTTATGGTTCCCGTAATAACATTCACAGAGGGTCTTTGGGTTGCTACTACCAAGTGTATACCGATTGCCCTTGCCAATTGGGCTATTCGGGCAATAGGAAGCTCCACTTCTTTTCCTGCTGTCATCATTAAGTCCGCTAATTCATCTATAACCAAAACAATATAAGGCAGGTACCTATGTCCATTCTTGGGATTTAGTCGCCTTGTTATGAATTTTTCATTGTATTCTTTGATGTTTCTGCTCCCTGCTATTTTGAGTAAATCATAACGGGAGTCCATTTCTATACAAAGAGAATTAAGGGTATTGACTACTTTTTTTGTGTCTGTAATAATAGGTTCTTCCACGTCGGGCAGTGTCGCTAAAAAGTGCTTTTCTATTTTGTTATAAGGAGTAAGTTCTACTTTTTTTGGATCTACCAAGACAAGTTTTAGCTGTGAAGGATGTTTTTTATAGAGAAGAGAAGTCAAAATAACATTGAGACCTACAGATTTACCTTGCCCCGTAGCACCTGCCATAAGCAAATGTGGCATCTTTGCTAAATCTGTGACATATACCTCATTAGAAATTGTCTTTCCTAAAACTATAGGTAAGTCCATCTCGCTTTTGAGAAACTTTTCCGTTGCAAGGACAGAACGCATATCTACCATTTCTTTTTTTTTATTCGGAACTTCTATTCCTATTGTTCCTTTGCCGGGCATCGGGGCTATAATTCTAATGCCTAATGCAGATAAACTCAATGCTATGTCGTCTTCCAAATTTTTAATTTTAGAAATGCGAACTCCTGCCTGGGGGATTATTTCATAAAGGGTTACGGTAGGTCCTATGGTAGCTTTTATTTGAGCAATTCCTATATCAAAATTATTGAGAGTTTCTATAATTTTATCTTTATTTGCTTCTAATTCTTCTTTTGTCACCTGAATTTTAGAAGGCGGTCTCTCGTGTAAAAGATTGGGATTGGGATATTCGTATTGGGGTAAGTCCAAAGTAGGGTCATAATTTTTTACTTCTACACCCATCGCTTCATCTTCTAATTCTACCACTTCAAATGTTCCTTCTGCATTCTCAAATCGGGATGGTTGGTATTTAACAGGTCCGTTAAATACTTGTTTATCTACGGGAGCAGGTTCATTTTTCATAATCTCCATTTCTATTTTTTTTGTACTCAGGGGAGGATTGGGAACTTGTTCCTCTTCTGCTTTGGGAGAGTGTGTATTATCTACTTCTAAAACAATATTCTGGTTGTCACGAGATGGTTTTGTTTTATTCGGAGTATTTTTTTTGTCTTCCGTTTCGGGTTTCTCTTCTTTTTCAGTGATATTTTCTGTCTTGGGGTTCTTTATTTTTTCTAAAAGATAATAAAATTCTGTAAAATTAAAAAAATAAATAATAAAAAGAAAAAGAAAAAAGAGAAGCAGTAAAAATCCTCCCCATCCCATACATCCATCTATTATCTCTGCTAATTCATACCCAATAGCACCGCTTAAAAAAGAATATTCTAAAAAAGACGAAGGATTATATTTGAGAAAAAGACCAAAAGTAAGGCAAATCCACAAAACAGCAAAGGAACAAAAAGCAAACGCTCTCCCAAGTGGATAAAGAGCATACCGAAATACTATCCGAAAACCTACTATAAAAAGGAAAGGAGGAATAAACAAACTGCCAACTCCAAAACCTCTGAAAACAAAGTAATGAGAAGTTATGGAACCAAATACTCCAAACCAATTTTTCACCTCTCTAAACGCCTCTTTCATTTCCCCCCAAGAACTCCCATGCACTAAGCTTTGGTCTATCTTTCCATTGAAAAAATAAGAAATAATAGATATAAATACAAAAATAGAAAACAACAACAAGAAAATACCTATAGATATATGCAAACGCTTATCCATAAAAAAATCAAGTACCTTTCCTCGCTGTTTTTTTTCTTCCAAATCATTTATTTTTACTTCTCCTGTCTCCGCGTCGGAGTCCCGATGAACATTTTTTGCCATACCTAATATGTTATATATGAGAGAGTGTTAATATGTAGTATCTGCAAGAAAACTCCTAAAACCTTGATGAGTAAGTGGATGTAATATACTATTAATGAATGAATATATTGTATTTTTGTAACTACTGAGCATACACAATGAAAGGAAATGATATAATGTAGATTCTAAAGAGATGGTATGATTATAGTGAAGTATTACCAGTATAATTAAACCCCGTCGAGTCTACATTTATTTCACATCGACGTGGTTTGTAAACCGTTCGTATTCCAATTTCTATAATTTTTTCAAGCACTCGGGCTTAGCTCAATAGTTACAAAAATACTTATTCTGTAATGGGTTTTCCTTGATAAAAATCTAATATCTTTAATCTAAAGAAGTAACTATATTTAGCTCTTATCAGGTCTGCTTTTGCTCTAAAAAGGTTATTGCTTACTACCTGATAATCTACAAAATGAACAGCACCTATATTAAATCTATTTTCTATATTTCTAAAAGATGTCTCTAAAGCTGCTACTTGTTTCAGAGAAGCGTTATAGGTTTTGAGAGAAGCAAGAGCGTTATTATAGGCAGTTTCTATACTTTGTCGGAGTTGATTTTTTATTTCTGTTGCATTTATTTCCGTGAGTTGTTCGTTTACTTTTGCTCTCTGTACTGCGGAATGAGTAAAAAATCTATTAAAAATAGGAACTTGTATTTGAAGTGCTATGTTAGTACTTATATTTTTTTCAAATTGTTGCGATAGGTTAAAATTATCGCTGGTTTTTATTTGTTCAGGTACAAATTGTCTTAATTTTATAGTATTGTAAGTACTTCCTCCATCTAAAGATATATCCAAACTACTAAATTGCTCCTTATTATCTCCTATTCTATACTGTGCTCTATCAGCTGCTTGAGAGTAATTCGTTCCTAATTGAAAGCCGAGGTTTATAGATGGTATTCCGCTCGAATATGCAATTTTTGTTCCTAATTTTG containing:
- a CDS encoding DNA translocase FtsK 4TM domain-containing protein; this encodes MAKNVHRDSDAETGEVKINDLEEKKQRGKVLDFFMDKRLHISIGIFLLLFSIFVFISIISYFFNGKIDQSLVHGSSWGEMKEAFREVKNWFGVFGSITSHYFVFRGFGVGSLFIPPFLFIVGFRIVFRYALYPLGRAFAFCSFAVLWICLTFGLFLKYNPSSFLEYSFLSGAIGYELAEIIDGCMGWGGFLLLLFFLFLFIIYFFNFTEFYYLLEKIKNPKTENITEKEEKPETEDKKNTPNKTKPSRDNQNIVLEVDNTHSPKAEEEQVPNPPLSTKKIEMEIMKNEPAPVDKQVFNGPVKYQPSRFENAEGTFEVVELEDEAMGVEVKNYDPTLDLPQYEYPNPNLLHERPPSKIQVTKEELEANKDKIIETLNNFDIGIAQIKATIGPTVTLYEIIPQAGVRISKIKNLEDDIALSLSALGIRIIAPMPGKGTIGIEVPNKKKEMVDMRSVLATEKFLKSEMDLPIVLGKTISNEVYVTDLAKMPHLLMAGATGQGKSVGLNVILTSLLYKKHPSQLKLVLVDPKKVELTPYNKIEKHFLATLPDVEEPIITDTKKVVNTLNSLCIEMDSRYDLLKIAGSRNIKEYNEKFITRRLNPKNGHRYLPYIVLVIDELADLMMTAGKEVELPIARIAQLARAIGIHLVVATQRPSVNVITGTIKANFPARLSFRVASKIDARTILDTGGAEQLVGQGDMLLSLGSDIIRLQCAFVDTDEVENICSFIEKQNGYPSAYLLPEYVGEEEEGTEKDINLADRDPLFEEAARLIITHQIGSTSLIQRKMKLGYARSGRIMDQLEAAGIVGPMSGGKPRNVTVATEDHLEKILQELNRNSPI
- a CDS encoding DNA adenine methylase; its protein translation is MLCSKKKDRTKYYPRTRVSIITYNNNKTTCKERDYIAMKTIYNDKQKNKQQTNTKEIFSSQYLFLSENNESSYKTNFLKQLASQNGSKNRYKRYLGSPLRYAGGKSLAVGFILEHFPSDIVRVISPFMGGGSVEIACSQEAKIPVIAYDIFDLLVNYWQVQMGNPQKLAEILKSFQPTKEGFQQIKERLKKHWKKEELIEDAMELAAYYYFNHNTSYGPGFLSWPSSVYMQEKRYHSMIDKVKNTNLNNLEVYCNSFENVFALYPNDFFYCDPPYFLDGDSKMFKGIYPQRNFPIHHNGFRHDVLRDLLVNHNGKFIVSYNDCQTIREWYKDFELVDVAWQYTMGQGETRIGLNRINKGINHIKQSHEVLIIKR
- the dnaG gene encoding DNA primase translates to MIPSHTIEEIRNKADIEDVVSDYVSLKKKGKNLWGCCPFHDEKTPSFTVSPAKGIFKCFGCGKAGDSITFIMEKEKFAYTDALKYLAQKYGITIEEKQYSLEEKKESDEKEALYHLLHNAKEKFQKNLLQEQSQAALTYLKNRGLNTEVMQKFELGYSLDAWNDLLNYYKKMGYSEELLEKSGIIIVREEESGKKIYDRFRNRIMFPIHNLIGKTIGFGARLLKNEENQPKYLNSPETIVYKKNEVLYGIFQAKESIKHEDNCYLCEGYMDVISLHMAGIQNTVAASGTSLTENQIKQIKRFTHNVTTLFDGDNAGIKASFRGIDMLLSQDINVKVVPFPENEDPDSYAHKLGPQPFKEFLKTNATDFILFKTKILLKNIQNDPIKKTEITTDIITSISCIPNIIKRDLYIQECSDILKINKDIIEVALQNILSPQKKDTQKNKIHPTNVTSAKEKPIKEKITYQEEESIRILLLYGKETIKQPESQDIQALTYFFKETEDDGISFQSPLYQEIYALFKQKLQEGILVDMDYFLKHESLEIRNCVASLIGKEDKHEFSKNWQERYEINIPTEKEELKQSMYTNIIRLKLSFIKFLRKQNIEKLTNPEYAQDEILQEIKEQNTIIQELSKIIGKVYEL